GAGATCGACCAACAGATCCACCGCAACTACCGCCTCTTCGACAACAATTTCATCGCCCACGACCTCCGCAGCGGCACGTCGACCTACACCGACCGTTACACGCCCGAGGCACGCACGGCCTTCGAAGCACGTATGCAACAGATGCTGCAAGAGATCGACGGCGATCCTTCCATCCTGAAGGCGATCTTCCTCGGCATCTACGCCAATCCGGTAGAGAATTGGGCTCAAGGCCGCATAAATCATCGATAGAACTATGACCCTCCGCTTCATGAGTCTGGCCAGCGGCAGCAGTGGCAACTGCTACTACGTTGGCACCGCTGACTACGGCATCCTCGTCGACGCCGGCATCGGACTGCGCACCATCCGTAAGGCGCTCCGCCAGGCCGACATCGACTTCGACCGCATCCTGGCTGTGCTCGTCACCCACGACCACGGCGACCACATCAAGACCGTCGGCTGCCTCGGCGAACGCTGCCATATCCCTGTCTACGCCACCGAACGCGTGCACACCGGCATCAATCGCAGTCGATACGTCGACGAGCCCCTCCGCACCGCCGGGCGCGTGATCGAAAAGGGCGTGCCCTTCACCATCCGCGATCTCACCATCGAGGCCTTCGAGATCCCGCACGACAGCAGCGACTGTGTCGGATACTTCATCACCTGCGGCCCGCACCGCCTGGTGATCGCCTCGGACATCGGCCAGCCGACGGACACGATCGCGCGCTACGTGGCCCGCGCCCGACACCTCGTCCTCGAGGCCAACTACGACGAGGATATGCTCCGTCATGGCCGCTACCCCTACTTCCTCAAGGAGCGCGTCGCCGGCCCCGGCGGCCACCTCAGCAACCGCGAGGCGGCTGACCTCCTGGCCGCTCACCGCGCGCCCGACTTGCGCCACGTCTGGCTCTGCCACCTCAGCCGCGAGAACAACCGCCCCGAGCTGGCCTACGAGACCGTCAGCCGGCGACTCACGGAGGCCGGCATCCGCATCGCGCCCGACACGATCCGCCTCGATGTCCTCCAACGCAACGCCCCCTCCGACCTCTTCATTTTGGACTGAAGTCTGGTCGGAGGGGGCGCTTCTTCGTGCGGTCCGGGGGCCGCACATTACACCTGCGGCTGCTCTTTTTCCTGTTCCTGCTCCTCTTTGGTTTCCATCAGGTCGCGGATCTTAGCGTCGACTCGCATCTCGATCTCGGGCGTAATGTTGTCCTTGAGATACTTAATCAGGAGCGTGATCACGGCCAAGTCGTCCGTGTAGCCCAGCCCGGCCAGAAAGTCGGGCACGATGTCGATCGGCAGCACAAAGTAGCCCAGCGCGCCGACGATGTAGGCCTTGTCCTTGAGCGAAACCGAATCGCTCTTCATCATGTAAAACAGCAGTAGCACAGGTTTCAGCACGCTTCCGCCCACCTTCTGTGCTATGCGCCGCACCTTGCGCCAGAAACGTTTGTCGTCGTAATACTTGCTGTACGATGTAGCCTCCTCAAGCTGCCGAAGAGGCAGATTCCTTTCTTCGTTTGATTCGTTCCTATCCATGTCGTTTCGGTTCTGTTTCGTCGTTTAATATCACTGGCAAAGGTACGCAGCGCATTGCAATCCCTTGGGGCGAACTGCTCCGAGGCGGACATGCAAGCCTCAAGAATCGTGTATTTCCGAAGCCATGCGGCTCTGCGACGCCCCCGTCGCTGCGTGCGGCATTAAAAAACGTACGCGTAACTGATCGTCACTGTATGCGGCATTAAGAAACCGTCCGGAAATTGATCATCGCTGCGCGTGGCATTCAATTACCGCACGGTAATCGAATATTGTTGTGTGTAGCATTAAGATACCGTTCGGTAATCGAATATAATCGCCTGTATCATTAAGATACCGTACGAGAATTGATCATCGCTGCATGCAGCATTCAATTACCGTACGGGAATTGATCATCACTGTATGCGACATTAAGAAACTTGTATGTTGCTTATTATCGCTGCGTATTTCGAGGCCATTTCCGGCTGGAATGGGGGGCAAATCGATCTGTTGGGATAAGAAACGCTACGCCTTCTGATGGCCGAGGCTAATCAGAGCCTCCGTTTCCATCGCCCGGTGCGGTAATAGATGAGCGTGGCGATAAAGGCGAGCGTGATGCTGGCCGCAATGGCCCACCAGATGCCCACGCGACCCCACGCACGGCTGAAGAGGGTGGCCAGTGGGATGCGTATGAGCCAAAAGGAGACGATGCCCGTGACCATCGCAAAGAAGGTGTCGCCCGCGCCACGCATGGCGCCGTTGAGGATGCTGAGCGCGCCGTGGAAGACGAGCACGGCGCCGAGTATCGTCAAATATTCCTGCCCGATGGCCACCACGGCCGCATCCTCGGTGAAGGCGCCCATCATCTGCCGGCCAAAGACCAAGATGGCGGCCAGCACAACGAGACACAGGCAGACGTTGAAGAGCATGGCGAAGCGTACGCCGGCATGCACGCGATCGAAGCGGCCGGCGCCGATGTTTTGTCCGCAGAAGGCCGACAGGGCACCGGCGAGCGTGAGGATGATCTGCACGATGATGGAGTCGATCTTGCCCGCCGCACCATAGGCCGTGAGCGTGTCGGCGCCGAAGCCGTTGACGATGCCTAAGAGGGCGACAAGCCCGATGGCGATGGCGCATTGCTGCACGCCGGTGGGGATGCCGATGCGGACGCCTTGGAGGAAGAGTGGGCGGTCGAAAACGAGGTCGCGGCGGCGGAGCGAGAGCAGATCGTGGCGGCGGATACGCCGGATGACTAACGCCACGCCACAGGCTTGCGCCAGGACGGTGGCCGCGGCGGCGCCCTCGATGTCCCAACGAAAAACGAGGATGAAAAGCAGATCGAACGCGATGTTGAGCACGGCCGTAGCCAGCACGAAACGCATGGGCCGCACCGAGTCGCCGATGCCGCGCAGGATGGAGAGGGCGCTGTAGAAGAGGATGAAGAAGAGGGTGCCGGCGGCGTAGACGCGGAAGTACCGCAAGGCGTAGGGCATCACCTCGGGCGGCGTGCGGGTGAGCCGAAAGAACGCGTCGGCACCGACGACGCCAACGACGGAGAGCACCGCCCCGGCCACGATCGCAAAGAGCAGAAAGGACGAGAAGGCACGCCGCACTGCCGCGTGATCGCGGGCGCCGAAGCGCTGCGAGACGACGACGGTGATGCCGCTCCCCACGCCGATGGCCAGAGAGATGATGAAGTAATAGATGAAGAAAGAGGCCGAGACGGCGGCCAGCGCCTCCTTGCCCAGGAAGCGCCCCACGATGACGCTGTCGGTCAGGTTGTACACCTGCTGCGTCAGGTTGCCCACCAGCAGCGGCAGCGCGAAGGCGGGGATCACCCGCCATACCGCTCCGCGCGTCAAGTCAAGAGCCATGCTGATCTTATCGAATTACTAAACGAGGGTTGAGGAGGCGCTTCGGGGTTTCTTCTTTTCTTCCCTTGACATACCTCCTTTTCTTGTCTTGACACAAGAAAAGGAGCAAAAGAAAGTCAAGGCCGGTGCGCCGGCCGGCGAAGTTTGGCCGGGTACAAGATGACGGCCGCCCTTAGTTCGTCGTTTTCAGTTCCTCTGCAAATTCCACCTCGACCACAAAGTCCGGGTCGGCCTTGGCGGTGGTGGGGAGCTTGAGGACGATGCCGTCAGCGTCTTGCACGAAGCGTACCGGCACACGCGTGCGATAGTCCACCGCCTGACGTACACGATTGCCGGCGTAGGGCAGGCAGATG
The sequence above is drawn from the Tannerella serpentiformis genome and encodes:
- a CDS encoding MBL fold metallo-hydrolase encodes the protein MTLRFMSLASGSSGNCYYVGTADYGILVDAGIGLRTIRKALRQADIDFDRILAVLVTHDHGDHIKTVGCLGERCHIPVYATERVHTGINRSRYVDEPLRTAGRVIEKGVPFTIRDLTIEAFEIPHDSSDCVGYFITCGPHRLVIASDIGQPTDTIARYVARARHLVLEANYDEDMLRHGRYPYFLKERVAGPGGHLSNREAADLLAAHRAPDLRHVWLCHLSRENNRPELAYETVSRRLTEAGIRIAPDTIRLDVLQRNAPSDLFILD
- a CDS encoding YkvA family protein; its protein translation is MDRNESNEERNLPLRQLEEATSYSKYYDDKRFWRKVRRIAQKVGGSVLKPVLLLFYMMKSDSVSLKDKAYIVGALGYFVLPIDIVPDFLAGLGYTDDLAVITLLIKYLKDNITPEIEMRVDAKIRDLMETKEEQEQEKEQPQV
- a CDS encoding MATE family efflux transporter, yielding MALDLTRGAVWRVIPAFALPLLVGNLTQQVYNLTDSVIVGRFLGKEALAAVSASFFIYYFIISLAIGVGSGITVVVSQRFGARDHAAVRRAFSSFLLFAIVAGAVLSVVGVVGADAFFRLTRTPPEVMPYALRYFRVYAAGTLFFILFYSALSILRGIGDSVRPMRFVLATAVLNIAFDLLFILVFRWDIEGAAAATVLAQACGVALVIRRIRRHDLLSLRRRDLVFDRPLFLQGVRIGIPTGVQQCAIAIGLVALLGIVNGFGADTLTAYGAAGKIDSIIVQIILTLAGALSAFCGQNIGAGRFDRVHAGVRFAMLFNVCLCLVVLAAILVFGRQMMGAFTEDAAVVAIGQEYLTILGAVLVFHGALSILNGAMRGAGDTFFAMVTGIVSFWLIRIPLATLFSRAWGRVGIWWAIAASITLAFIATLIYYRTGRWKRRL